Proteins encoded by one window of Aptenodytes patagonicus chromosome 9, bAptPat1.pri.cur, whole genome shotgun sequence:
- the POU3F4 gene encoding POU domain, class 3, transcription factor 4: MATAASNPYSLLGSGSLAHADGAGMQQGSPFRNPQKLLQSEYLQGVPGNGHPLGHHWVTSLSDGGPWPSALAGGPLEQPDVKPGREDLQLGAIIHHRSPHVSHHSPHANHPSAWGASPAHSASLAPAAAAAGQPLNVYSQAGFAVGGMLEHGGLTPPPAAAAAAAAAAAAAQGLHPGLRGEGGGEHGELGGHHCQDHSDEETPTSDELEQFAKQFKQRRIKLGFTQADVGLALGTLYGNVFSQTTICRFEALQLSFKNMCKLKPLLNKWLEEADSSTGSPTSIDKIAAQGRKRKKRTSIEVSVKGVLETHFLKCPKPAAQEISSLADSLQLEKEVVRVWFCNRRQKEKRMTPPGEQPQHEVYSHGVKTDTACHDL; this comes from the coding sequence ATGGCCACAGCCGCCTCCAACCCCTACAGCCTCCTCGGCTCCGGCTCGCTCGCCCATGCGGACGGCGCGGGCATGCAGCAGGGGAGCCCCTTCCGCAACCCgcagaagctgctgcagagcGAGTACCTGCAGGGCGTCCCCGGCAATGGGCACCCGCTGGGGCACCACTGGGTGACCAGCCTGAGCGACGGCGGGCCCTGGCCCTCGGCGCTGGCCGGTGGCCCGCTGGAGCAGCCCGACGTCAAGCCGGGCCGCGAGGACCTGCAGCTGGGCGCCATCATCCACCACCGCTCGCCCCACGTCTCCCACCACTCGCCCCACGCCAACCACCCCAGCGCCTGGGGCGCCAGCCCGGCCCACAGCGCctcgctggcccccgccgccgccgccgccgggcagccCCTCAACGTCTACTCGCAGGCCGGTTTCGCGGTGGGCGGCATGCTGGAGCACGGCGGGCTgaccccgccgcccgccgccgccgccgccgccgccgccgccgccgccgccgcgcagggcttgcacccggggctgcggggcgagGGCGGCGGGGAGCACGGCGAGCTGGGCGGGCACCACTGCCAGGACCACTCGGATGAGGAGACGCCGACCTCGGACGAGCTGGAGCAGTTCGCCAAGCAGTTCAAGCAGCGGCGCATCAAGCTGGGCTTCACCCAGGCCGacgtgggcttggccctggggacCCTCTACGGCAACGTCTTCTCGCAGACCACCATCTGCCGCTTCGAGGCCCTGCAGCTCAGCTTCAAGAACATGTGCAAGCTGAAGCCGCTGCTGAACAAGTGGCTGGAGGAGGCCGACTCCTCCAccggcagccccaccagcatcGATAAGATCGCGGcgcaggggaggaagaggaagaagcggACCTCCATCGAGGTGAGTGTCAAGGGCGTGCTGGAAACGCACTTTCTCAAGTGTCCCAAGCCGGCCGCCCAGGAGATCTCCTCGCTGGCAGACAGcctgcagctggagaaggaggtggtGCGGGTCTGGTTCTGCAACCGGCGGCAGAAGGAGAAGCGCATGACCCCGCCGGGGGAGCAGCCGCAACACGAGGTGTACTCCCACGGCGTGAAAACGGACACGGCCTGCCACGACCTCTGA